The following are encoded in a window of Diorhabda sublineata isolate icDioSubl1.1 chromosome 3, icDioSubl1.1, whole genome shotgun sequence genomic DNA:
- the LOC130441237 gene encoding uncharacterized protein LOC130441237: MLSLFVDDGLIIGKDEKRIYRLLKEISKEFQITYSEKVQDKLTYLGMEIKVDKDGIFVNQPRYTEKILRRMKLEQCNPASTPIEQGMITKKTDFKNDEALPAKNNYREAIGSLLYLATIS; the protein is encoded by the coding sequence ATGCTCTCACTCTTCGTGGATGATGGACTGATAATTGGGAAAGatgaaaagagaatatacaGACTTTTGAAGGAAATAAGCAAGGAGTTTCAGATCACTTACAGTGAGAAAGTTCAGGACAAGTTGACGTACTTGGGCATGGAAATCAAGGTCGACAAAGATGGAATCTTCGTGAATCAGCCTCGGTACACGGAGAAGATCTTGAGGAGGATGAAACTCGAACAGTGCAACCCAGCATCCACACCAATTGAGCAAGGAATGATCACCAAGAAAACAGATTTCAAGAACGACGAGGCACTACCGGCGAAGAACAACTATCGCGAGGCGATAGGGAGTTTGTTGTACCTCGCTACAATATCTTGA